Part of the Usitatibacter palustris genome, GCGCGCATCGTCGAGCAATACCAGCGCGCCAAGGGCGACACGGGCTCGCCCGAAGTCCAGATCGCGCTGCTTACGGAGCGCATCAACGGACTCACGGACCACTTCAAGAGCAACGTCAAGGATTTCCACTCGCGCCGCGGCCTGCTGCACATGGTGAGCCAGCGCCGCAGCCTGCTCGACTACCTGAAGCGCAAGAATGTCGAGGGATACCGCTCGATCATCGAGCGCCTCGGCCTGCGCAAGTAAGGACCCGCACTCGGCCCCCGAAACCCCGCGTCGCCGCATGAGCGAACGCGGGGTTTTTTCGTTGCGCCGGGCCCCCTTCCCTGCCGGAGTACCCGCGACGATCGCGTCGCGCCGCAGTC contains:
- the rpsO gene encoding 30S ribosomal protein S15; protein product: MAVTTTDKARIVEQYQRAKGDTGSPEVQIALLTERINGLTDHFKSNVKDFHSRRGLLHMVSQRRSLLDYLKRKNVEGYRSIIERLGLRK